Proteins encoded in a region of the bacterium (Candidatus Blackallbacteria) CG13_big_fil_rev_8_21_14_2_50_49_14 genome:
- a CDS encoding esterase, translating into MNNSRIPRSRRKRPTGPLYYSLKPGAGLPSLVDTRQMEFRHLSMRGQLILHPDLQSRYMSHAHPIMIYLPPSYAQSPRRHYPVLYAHDGNNLFDPATGFMGREWRLDEALERLFETQKIPEMIVVGIYNSPDRLEEYTWHASLFNGYPCGGKGASYARFVVEELKPWVNQHYRTLPQASYTGQIGSSLGAIISFYIARAYPDQFSRLALMSPTVYWANHQILRDTASFPTHFRVWVDIGTEEGQDPHTEETVESTQAFVHALEAQGYTRFQNLGYYVDWFAGHDEMAWAQRVHKPLQFLYGELV; encoded by the coding sequence GTGAATAATTCCCGCATTCCCCGCAGCCGCCGCAAGCGTCCGACAGGTCCCTTGTATTATTCACTGAAGCCTGGCGCAGGCCTTCCCTCCCTGGTAGACACCCGCCAAATGGAATTTCGGCATCTTTCCATGCGGGGGCAACTAATTTTACATCCCGATCTTCAATCCCGATATATGTCTCACGCCCACCCCATCATGATTTATCTGCCCCCCAGTTATGCTCAATCGCCCCGCCGTCACTATCCCGTACTCTATGCCCACGACGGCAATAATCTCTTTGATCCAGCCACAGGGTTTATGGGACGGGAATGGCGTTTGGATGAAGCCTTGGAACGCCTCTTTGAAACTCAAAAAATTCCTGAAATGATCGTGGTCGGCATTTACAACAGCCCCGACCGCCTGGAAGAGTATACCTGGCACGCCTCTCTCTTTAATGGTTATCCTTGCGGCGGCAAAGGGGCAAGCTATGCCCGTTTTGTGGTGGAAGAACTCAAACCCTGGGTCAACCAACATTACCGAACCTTGCCTCAAGCCAGTTATACCGGCCAAATAGGCTCTTCTCTGGGTGCGATTATCAGCTTTTATATCGCACGTGCCTACCCTGATCAGTTCTCGCGGCTGGCCCTGATGTCACCGACTGTCTATTGGGCCAATCACCAAATCCTGCGGGATACTGCCAGTTTTCCCACCCATTTTCGTGTCTGGGTAGATATTGGCACTGAAGAGGGACAAGATCCCCACACAGAAGAAACCGTTGAAAGCACCCAAGCGTTCGTACATGCGCTTGAAGCCCAGGGGTATACACGCTTTCAAAATTTAGGTTATTACGTAGATTGGTTCGCGGGCCATGATGAAATGGCCTGGGCTCAGCGGGTACACAAACCCTTACAATTTTTATATGGAGAGCTTGTTTGA